In Trifolium pratense cultivar HEN17-A07 linkage group LG7, ARS_RC_1.1, whole genome shotgun sequence, a genomic segment contains:
- the LOC123899062 gene encoding cysteine proteinase inhibitor 5-like yields the protein MMKFESLVPFLLVLLVSMARNEAIAGGYHPIKNINDPYIIGIAHFAITEYNKRGEGAKLEFMKVIKGELEFVQGINYRLILSANDGSASNNYEALVLDEPVKYSRNLISFKPLHA from the coding sequence ATGATGAAATTTGAATCTCTTGTTCCCTTCCTCCTTGTTTTGTTGGTCTCTATGGCTAGAAATGAAGCTATAGCAGGCGGTTATCACCCCATCAAGAACATCAATGACCCATACATCATCGGAATTGCTCATTTCGCCATCACCGAGTACAACAAGCGAGGAGAAGGGGCAAAGCTAGAGTTCATGAAGGTCATCAAGGGTGAATTGGAGTTTGTCCAAGGGATCAACTACCGCCTCATTCTTTCTGCCAACGACGGTTCTGCTTCTAACAATTATGAAGCCCTTGTGTTAGACGAGCCAGTCAAGTACTCTAGGAACCTCATTTCCTTTAAGCCTCTTCATGCTTAA